In Mixta intestinalis, the following are encoded in one genomic region:
- the pstA gene encoding phosphate ABC transporter permease PstA — translation MTTLDIHARTELQASRRKMQARRSLRNKIALTLSMLTMAFGLFWLVWILFTTITRGVDGFSLALFTEMTPPPNTAGGGLANAIAGSGLLILWATLFGTPLGILAGIYLAEYGRKSWLAEVIRFINDILLSAPSIVVGLFVYTLVVAQMQHFSGWAGVIALALLQVPIVIRTTENMLKLVPDSLREAAYALGTPKWKMISAITLKASVSGIITGVLLAVARIAGETAPLLFTSLSNQFWSTDMMQPLANLPVTIFKFAMSPFAEWQSLAWAGVLLITLCVLLLNILARVIFAKSKN, via the coding sequence ATGACCACGCTCGATATTCATGCCCGTACCGAACTACAGGCATCACGGCGCAAAATGCAGGCGCGTCGTAGCCTGCGCAATAAAATCGCCCTGACGCTTTCTATGTTGACCATGGCTTTCGGCCTGTTCTGGCTGGTGTGGATTCTGTTTACCACTATTACCCGCGGCGTTGATGGATTTTCGCTGGCGTTATTTACTGAGATGACGCCGCCGCCCAATACTGCCGGTGGTGGTCTGGCTAACGCCATTGCTGGCAGCGGCCTGCTGATCCTGTGGGCAACGCTGTTCGGTACGCCGTTGGGCATTCTGGCGGGTATCTATCTGGCGGAATATGGCCGTAAATCCTGGCTGGCTGAGGTCATTCGCTTTATTAACGATATTTTGTTGTCGGCACCGTCAATTGTGGTAGGGCTGTTTGTCTATACCCTGGTGGTGGCGCAAATGCAGCACTTCTCCGGCTGGGCTGGCGTGATTGCGCTGGCGCTGCTCCAGGTACCGATTGTTATCCGTACCACGGAAAATATGCTGAAGCTGGTGCCGGATAGCCTGCGCGAAGCAGCCTATGCGCTCGGCACGCCGAAGTGGAAGATGATTTCCGCCATCACGCTGAAAGCGTCAGTTTCCGGCATTATTACCGGCGTACTACTGGCGGTAGCACGTATTGCCGGCGAAACAGCACCGCTGCTGTTTACTTCACTGTCGAACCAGTTCTGGAGCACCGACATGATGCAGCCGCTGGCAAACCTTCCGGTCACCATATTTAAGTTCGCCATGAGTCCTTTTGCCGAGTGGCAAAGCCTGGCCTGGGCTGGCGTCCTGCTAATCACGCTCTGTGTTCTGTTGCTGAATATTCTGGCGCGTGTGATTTTCGCCAAATCGAAAAACTAA
- the pstB gene encoding phosphate ABC transporter ATP-binding protein PstB, with protein sequence MVTQTSGKIKVRDLNFWYGKFHALKNINLEIARNQVTAFIGPSGCGKSTLLRTFNRMYSLYPEQRAEGEIRLDGENILTETQDIALLRARVGMVFQKPTPFPMSIYDNIAFGVRLFEKLSRADMDQRVQWALSKAALWNETKDKLHQSGYSLSGGQQQRLCIARGIAIRPEVLLLDEPCSALDPISTGRIEELITELKQDYTVVIVTHNMQQAARCSDHTAFMYLGELIEFSDTDTLFTKPHQKQTEDYITGRYG encoded by the coding sequence ATGGTTACTCAGACATCCGGTAAAATTAAGGTGCGCGATCTGAACTTCTGGTACGGGAAATTCCATGCGCTGAAAAATATCAATCTGGAGATTGCCCGTAACCAGGTGACCGCTTTTATCGGGCCATCGGGCTGCGGCAAGTCTACCCTGCTGCGCACCTTTAATAGGATGTATTCACTCTATCCTGAACAGCGTGCCGAAGGGGAAATCCGGCTGGATGGCGAAAATATTCTTACCGAAACGCAGGATATTGCGCTGCTGCGCGCCCGCGTCGGTATGGTGTTTCAGAAGCCGACGCCCTTCCCGATGTCGATTTATGACAATATCGCCTTTGGCGTACGCCTGTTTGAAAAGCTGTCGCGCGCCGATATGGATCAGCGCGTACAGTGGGCGCTGAGCAAGGCGGCGCTGTGGAATGAAACCAAAGACAAGCTGCATCAGAGCGGTTACAGTCTCTCCGGCGGCCAGCAACAGCGACTCTGTATCGCGCGCGGTATCGCTATCCGTCCCGAAGTATTGCTGTTGGATGAGCCCTGTTCGGCGCTGGACCCGATCTCCACCGGGCGTATTGAAGAGCTGATCACCGAACTGAAACAGGATTACACCGTGGTGATCGTTACACACAATATGCAGCAGGCGGCGCGCTGCTCCGACCACACCGCCTTTATGTATCTCGGCGAGCTGATTGAATTCAGCGATACCGATACGCTGTTTACCAAGCCGCATCAGAAACAGACCGAAGATTATATTACCGGCCGCTATGGTTGA
- the yieH gene encoding 6-phosphogluconate phosphatase, whose amino-acid sequence MSIECLFFDCDGTLVDSERLCTQAYVDTFARYGATLSLQEMFEKYKGVKLYDIIADVACQHPLNAPVEEIEREYRQQVARLFDAHLQPIAGANALLEQICVPMCVVSNGTIPKMQHSLGLTGMLSFFDGRLYSGYDIGHWKPDPQLMFHAAQQMQVPIERCLLVDDSEAGAQAGVAAGIPVFYYCADAHNRPIDHPLVTPFNDLAQLPTLWRERGWSLTR is encoded by the coding sequence ATGAGTATTGAATGTCTGTTTTTTGACTGCGACGGTACGCTGGTGGATAGCGAACGTCTTTGCACCCAGGCCTATGTAGACACCTTTGCACGTTATGGCGCCACGCTTTCCCTACAGGAAATGTTTGAAAAATATAAAGGCGTAAAGCTTTACGACATTATTGCTGACGTAGCATGTCAGCATCCTCTTAACGCACCGGTAGAGGAGATCGAACGGGAATATCGTCAACAGGTGGCGCGCCTGTTCGATGCCCATTTGCAACCTATTGCAGGCGCAAACGCTCTACTTGAGCAGATCTGTGTGCCAATGTGCGTAGTCTCTAACGGCACGATACCGAAAATGCAGCATTCGCTCGGTCTGACCGGTATGCTTTCCTTTTTTGATGGCCGGTTGTACAGCGGCTACGATATCGGTCACTGGAAACCCGATCCACAGCTGATGTTCCATGCAGCGCAGCAGATGCAGGTGCCGATTGAGCGCTGCCTGCTCGTTGATGACTCTGAAGCTGGCGCACAGGCGGGCGTGGCCGCAGGTATTCCGGTATTTTATTACTGCGCCGATGCCCATAACCGGCCAATCGATCATCCGCTGGTAACGCCATTTAACGATCTGGCCCAGCTCCCGACACTCTGGCGCGAACGCGGCTGGTCACTTACTCGCTAA
- the pstC gene encoding phosphate ABC transporter permease PstC: MAESRPSFKAPGKQGDILFGVLVKLAALIVLLLLGGIIISLLFSSWPSIEKFGFSFLWNKEWDAPNENFGALVPIYGTVVTSLIALLIAVPVSFGIALFLTELAPGWLRRPLGVAIELLAAIPSIVYGMWGLFVFAPLFAEYFQTPVGNVLSTIPLVGALFEGPAFGIGILAAGVILAIMIIPYIASVMRDVFEQTPVMMKESAYGIGCTTWEVIWRIVLPFTKNGVIGGVMLGLGRALGETMAVTFIIGNTYQLDSVSLYMPGNSITSALANEFAEAESGVHVAALMELGLILFVITFIVLAISKLMILRLAKSEGARS, encoded by the coding sequence ATGGCTGAATCCAGGCCGTCTTTTAAGGCCCCAGGAAAACAAGGCGACATCCTTTTCGGCGTGCTGGTAAAACTGGCGGCGCTGATTGTGCTTTTGTTGCTTGGCGGCATCATTATCTCCCTGCTCTTCTCCTCCTGGCCCAGCATTGAGAAATTTGGTTTCTCGTTTCTGTGGAATAAAGAGTGGGATGCGCCCAATGAAAACTTTGGTGCGCTGGTGCCGATTTACGGCACCGTAGTGACCTCGCTGATTGCGCTGCTGATTGCCGTGCCGGTCAGCTTCGGTATCGCACTGTTTTTAACCGAGCTGGCACCCGGCTGGCTGCGACGTCCGCTTGGGGTGGCGATCGAACTGCTGGCGGCGATTCCCAGTATTGTTTACGGCATGTGGGGGCTGTTTGTTTTTGCTCCGTTGTTCGCCGAATATTTTCAGACGCCGGTCGGCAACGTGCTTTCCACTATTCCATTGGTGGGCGCGCTGTTTGAAGGCCCGGCGTTCGGTATCGGCATCCTCGCCGCAGGCGTGATTCTGGCCATCATGATAATTCCCTACATCGCCTCGGTAATGCGCGATGTCTTTGAGCAGACGCCGGTGATGATGAAAGAGTCCGCTTATGGGATTGGCTGTACTACCTGGGAAGTGATCTGGCGTATCGTGCTGCCCTTTACTAAAAACGGCGTTATCGGCGGCGTCATGTTGGGGCTGGGCCGTGCGTTGGGCGAGACAATGGCGGTCACCTTTATTATCGGCAATACCTACCAGCTTGACAGCGTATCGCTCTATATGCCGGGCAACAGTATTACCTCCGCGCTGGCAAATGAGTTTGCCGAAGCGGAATCTGGCGTGCATGTTGCCGCGCTGATGGAGCTGGGGCTGATCCTGTTTGTGATCACCTTTATCGTGCTGGCAATTTCTAAGCTAATGATTCTTAGACTGGCGAAAAGTGAAGGAGCGCGCTCATGA
- the phoU gene encoding phosphate signaling complex protein PhoU, whose amino-acid sequence MDNLNLNKHISGQFNAELEHIRTQVMIMGGLVEQQLTDAITAMHNQDGELAKRVIDGDQKVNMMEVEIDEACVRIIAKRQPTASDLRLVMAIIKTISELERIGDVAEKISRTALEKFSQQHQSLLVSLESLGHHTIQMLHDVLDAFARMDLSAAIEIYREDKKVDQEYEGIVRQLMTYMMEDPRTIPSVLTALFCARAIERIGDRCQNICEIIFYFVKGQDFRHVGGDRLDKLLAGDENGSSPA is encoded by the coding sequence ATGGATAACCTTAACCTGAATAAACATATCTCCGGCCAGTTCAACGCTGAGCTTGAGCACATCCGCACCCAGGTGATGATTATGGGCGGGCTGGTGGAGCAGCAGCTTACCGATGCCATTACCGCCATGCATAATCAGGATGGCGAGCTGGCGAAGCGAGTGATCGACGGTGACCAGAAGGTCAATATGATGGAGGTGGAGATTGATGAGGCCTGTGTGCGCATTATTGCCAAGCGGCAGCCCACCGCCAGCGATCTGCGTCTGGTGATGGCGATTATCAAAACTATCTCTGAGCTGGAGCGTATTGGTGACGTGGCGGAGAAAATCAGCCGCACGGCACTAGAGAAGTTCAGCCAGCAGCATCAGTCGCTGTTGGTGAGCCTGGAATCGCTGGGCCACCATACGATTCAAATGCTGCATGATGTGCTGGATGCTTTTGCACGTATGGATCTCAGCGCAGCGATCGAAATTTATCGTGAAGACAAAAAAGTCGATCAGGAATATGAAGGCATTGTGCGTCAGCTGATGACTTACATGATGGAAGATCCGCGCACTATTCCCAGCGTGTTGACCGCATTATTCTGCGCGCGCGCCATCGAGCGTATCGGCGATCGTTGCCAGAATATCTGCGAAATTATTTTCTATTTCGTGAAAGGTCAGGATTTCCGTCACGTCGGTGGCGACAGACTGGATAAGTTATTGGCAGGCGATGAAAACGGCAGCAGTCCCGCCTGA